The following are encoded in a window of Fluviibacter phosphoraccumulans genomic DNA:
- a CDS encoding mechanosensitive ion channel domain-containing protein, translated as MSKKFRVIPLHIKFRTASAIILLLSSMSSAYAQMPSLFPGKSQTQQAINTSQAPVVVDLNKELADAQSRLGDTQGVINRLQAQLKDTNLSNDARSNLLKQFNQRQTLADRYAQQIDYLKQLQVYDQKIVDAKQQRDNWVAPAGNPPWSVVQGDQVKNEMIMQESRITKINDELSALSDQIAIYGREKSDADVRLRQLQEKLGNDPTKLTEASRIALDEAQMTQAFKSSLLYRADLEKRLKEKLRTLLEIQLSTSAKTWNYFDGRFVLTPEILASAKGDLQLIIDRDRNQELNALAKSETALNRLNKAQAEFQALDHKNTPLDRLAQARANLDMAQANEASARSDVDRLRRLIEMGGYAQQVWDARAALYATPRPSAERVSEIAQSVKDGLLRIAQVRDNLGQALTANEQAAFTLRENLLFSKDVLARQVLTAKLQAANTEADSIRLVLTALEDFEQFLSLLQSELAAQATHRSVTERMADFGDQLVNVGRNTWNYELFSVDDFVIADGKEVKTTRSVTIGKSIGAVAMLLFGFMLISWLIRSSIALAERRFGLKPSSALAVRRWLTFIATGTLIALSFNLVQIPLSIFAFLGGALAIGIGFGAQNVLKNLISGGMLLIERPIKLGDFVEIEGVRGRVTSIGLRVSTIHSSDGIDTLIPNSELVEKKLTNWTFSNQNIRREIKVGVAYDADPTEIQRLIQSVALVHPDVIQSPTPMVVFDDFGDSALIFTLRFWIRVDTATDGRLIDSDLRSGIMAKLKNAGIDIPNPQLDVHLSAVAPLKVSIPNPSI; from the coding sequence ATGTCAAAAAAATTTCGGGTAATTCCCCTACACATAAAATTTCGTACAGCTTCAGCAATCATCCTGCTGCTTTCGAGCATGTCGAGCGCCTACGCGCAAATGCCATCGTTGTTCCCTGGCAAAAGCCAGACTCAGCAAGCTATTAATACTTCCCAAGCGCCGGTCGTTGTTGACCTCAACAAGGAGTTAGCTGATGCACAATCACGCTTAGGTGACACTCAGGGTGTCATTAACCGACTTCAAGCGCAACTGAAGGACACCAACCTATCGAATGACGCCCGCAGCAATCTGCTGAAACAATTTAATCAGCGGCAAACACTCGCAGATAGGTACGCGCAACAGATCGACTATCTCAAGCAGTTACAGGTATACGACCAGAAGATTGTTGATGCCAAACAACAGAGAGATAACTGGGTTGCTCCCGCTGGGAATCCGCCTTGGTCTGTTGTGCAAGGGGATCAGGTCAAAAATGAAATGATCATGCAGGAATCTCGCATAACCAAGATCAATGATGAGCTAAGCGCGCTTTCGGATCAGATTGCGATATATGGACGTGAAAAATCAGATGCCGATGTGCGGCTCCGTCAACTTCAAGAAAAGCTTGGGAATGATCCAACAAAATTAACCGAGGCCTCTAGAATCGCATTAGACGAGGCTCAAATGACACAAGCCTTTAAAAGCTCTCTGCTTTATCGGGCTGACCTTGAGAAACGATTAAAAGAAAAGCTTCGTACCCTACTTGAGATTCAGCTCAGTACATCGGCGAAGACGTGGAATTATTTTGATGGACGATTTGTCCTGACCCCAGAAATTTTGGCCAGCGCCAAAGGGGATTTGCAATTGATCATTGATCGCGACCGCAATCAGGAGCTCAATGCACTGGCCAAATCCGAAACGGCACTCAACCGTTTGAATAAAGCCCAGGCAGAGTTTCAGGCGTTAGATCATAAGAACACGCCGCTTGATCGCCTTGCTCAAGCAAGAGCTAATCTGGATATGGCACAGGCGAACGAAGCTTCTGCTCGAAGTGATGTTGATCGGCTACGCCGACTGATTGAGATGGGAGGTTACGCACAACAAGTATGGGACGCTCGAGCGGCGCTCTACGCAACGCCGCGCCCGAGTGCAGAAAGGGTGTCTGAAATTGCCCAATCCGTAAAGGATGGTTTGCTGCGCATTGCGCAAGTGCGTGACAATCTAGGACAAGCCCTAACCGCCAATGAGCAAGCAGCATTTACGCTCCGAGAAAACCTGCTGTTTTCCAAGGATGTGCTCGCCCGCCAAGTTTTAACGGCGAAGCTTCAAGCGGCAAACACCGAGGCCGATTCTATAAGATTAGTGCTGACGGCATTAGAGGATTTTGAGCAATTTTTAAGCCTGCTCCAATCCGAACTTGCGGCACAAGCTACGCATCGAAGCGTTACGGAACGCATGGCGGACTTCGGGGATCAACTGGTCAATGTTGGACGGAACACATGGAACTATGAGCTGTTTTCTGTCGATGACTTTGTGATCGCAGATGGTAAAGAAGTTAAAACTACCCGAAGTGTGACCATCGGCAAGAGCATCGGTGCCGTTGCGATGTTGCTGTTTGGCTTCATGTTGATCTCGTGGTTGATCCGTTCCTCGATAGCGTTGGCGGAACGTAGGTTTGGTCTTAAACCGTCATCAGCACTGGCCGTCCGCCGGTGGCTAACTTTTATTGCTACCGGTACGCTGATTGCGCTCAGTTTTAATCTTGTACAGATTCCGTTAAGCATTTTCGCATTCCTGGGGGGCGCCTTAGCGATTGGTATCGGTTTTGGCGCGCAGAACGTGCTGAAGAATTTGATTAGCGGTGGCATGTTGCTCATCGAGCGCCCCATAAAACTTGGCGATTTCGTCGAAATTGAGGGTGTCCGTGGACGGGTGACCTCAATCGGACTGCGCGTCTCAACCATTCATAGCTCAGACGGTATCGATACTCTCATCCCGAATAGTGAGCTCGTCGAGAAAAAACTCACCAACTGGACATTTAGTAACCAAAATATTCGTCGGGAGATTAAGGTGGGGGTAGCCTATGACGCAGATCCAACGGAGATTCAGCGCCTTATCCAATCTGTGGCTCTCGTCCACCCAGATGTGATACAGAGTCCGACCCCAATGGTTGTGTTCGACGATTTCGGAGACAGCGCCCTGATATTTACCTTGCGCTTCTGGATCCGTGTTGATACAGCTACAGATGGCCGACTTATTGACAGTGATCTGCGCTCTGGAATTATGGCCAAGCTAAAGAATGCGGGGATTGATATTCCTAACCCTCAGCTTGACGTCCATCTTTCTGCTGTAGCGCCGTTGAAGGTATCTATCCCTAATCCATCGATCTGA
- a CDS encoding potassium transporter Kup, with translation MTHKSLRALALAALGIVFGDIGTSPLYAFEQVFSNGAHSVPISEANILGVLSLFFWSLMMVVTLKYVFFIMRADNHGEGGIMALMALAMSKSEANPKLRIVLLSLGLVGASFFYGDGVITPAISVLSAVEGLALVSPDLKDMVLPGALCILGLLFWSQRRGTGSIGLLFGPVMLIWFVALGALGLWNLWQHPGILVALNPLYALEFLVEHGLLAFFALGAVVLCLTGAEALYADMGHFGPLPIRIVWVGLVLPSLLLNYFGQGALLLNHPEALSNLFYLMAPTALQTPLIVVATVATVIAAQAVISGAFSMTHQAVQLGFLPRLRILQTSAQEMGQVYIPFVNIALAIAVAAVILIFQSSNALGSAYGIAVTGTMLITDFLAIAVAIYVWKWQPLRAVVGASFFILMDAVFFGANTLKLFDGGWFPLMLSIGMILIMTTWHRGISMLEAVGQQMTTPLLEFIANDIDEKTLRIPGSAIYLVSDCHYAPIALQRTMKHFGVVHQTVAILSVRYALTPYVDEASRVNMQLCDKGFLQIRINSGFMETTDIPTILKTHWPESLKIHADTLSYIIKRIAVWPEGSSGMQLWRKKFFRIMYRNGVLPLEIYKLPETDAIALTIPVTI, from the coding sequence ATGACTCATAAATCTTTACGGGCGCTTGCGCTTGCCGCACTCGGCATTGTGTTTGGTGACATTGGTACCAGCCCGCTCTATGCCTTCGAACAGGTTTTTTCCAATGGCGCTCATTCCGTACCCATATCGGAAGCCAACATTCTGGGTGTGCTCTCGCTGTTTTTTTGGTCGCTGATGATGGTCGTGACCCTGAAGTACGTGTTTTTCATCATGCGTGCCGATAACCATGGTGAGGGCGGCATCATGGCGCTGATGGCGCTTGCTATGAGTAAATCCGAGGCCAATCCTAAATTACGCATCGTGTTGCTGTCACTGGGTCTCGTTGGGGCATCATTTTTTTACGGCGATGGGGTGATCACGCCAGCCATTTCCGTTCTGTCGGCGGTTGAAGGGTTAGCGCTCGTTTCTCCAGATTTAAAAGATATGGTTTTGCCCGGTGCGCTATGCATTCTAGGACTGCTCTTCTGGTCGCAACGTCGTGGAACCGGCAGCATCGGCCTCTTATTCGGGCCCGTGATGCTGATCTGGTTTGTTGCACTGGGGGCACTCGGTCTGTGGAACCTGTGGCAACATCCAGGCATTCTGGTGGCGCTCAACCCGCTTTATGCACTTGAATTTCTGGTCGAACACGGATTGCTGGCTTTCTTTGCGTTAGGGGCAGTGGTGCTCTGCCTGACGGGCGCAGAAGCTTTGTATGCCGACATGGGGCATTTCGGCCCTTTGCCCATTCGTATTGTTTGGGTTGGCCTGGTGCTCCCGTCATTACTACTCAATTACTTTGGACAAGGCGCTCTATTACTTAACCACCCTGAGGCGCTGAGCAATCTATTTTATTTGATGGCGCCAACTGCACTGCAAACACCGCTCATCGTTGTCGCTACAGTCGCGACGGTGATCGCCGCGCAGGCCGTCATCTCCGGTGCGTTTTCGATGACTCACCAAGCGGTCCAGTTAGGCTTTCTGCCGCGTCTACGGATTCTGCAAACATCTGCTCAGGAAATGGGCCAGGTCTACATCCCCTTCGTTAATATCGCTCTGGCCATCGCGGTTGCTGCCGTTATTCTGATCTTCCAGTCTTCAAATGCACTGGGATCAGCCTACGGCATTGCCGTGACAGGCACGATGCTCATCACTGATTTTCTGGCGATTGCCGTAGCGATTTATGTCTGGAAATGGCAACCGCTACGTGCGGTCGTAGGCGCTTCCTTTTTTATTCTTATGGATGCAGTCTTTTTTGGTGCCAATACCCTAAAGCTTTTCGATGGTGGCTGGTTCCCCCTCATGCTGAGCATTGGCATGATCTTGATCATGACCACGTGGCATCGCGGTATTTCGATGCTCGAAGCCGTTGGTCAGCAGATGACTACACCGCTACTGGAGTTTATTGCTAACGACATTGATGAGAAGACCTTACGCATTCCGGGTAGCGCGATCTATCTTGTCAGTGATTGTCACTATGCCCCCATTGCCCTACAGCGAACTATGAAGCACTTTGGTGTGGTTCATCAAACGGTGGCTATCTTGAGCGTGCGATACGCCCTAACACCCTATGTTGACGAAGCATCTCGGGTCAATATGCAACTATGTGACAAGGGGTTTTTACAGATTCGCATTAACAGCGGCTTTATGGAAACAACCGACATTCCCACGATTCTCAAAACCCACTGGCCAGAGAGCTTGAAGATACACGCCGACACTTTGTCTTACATTATCAAACGAATCGCCGTATGGCCGGAAGGCTCTTCGGGCATGCAACTCTGGCGTAAAAAATTCTTTCGCATCATGTATCGCAATGGCGTCTTGCCATTAGAAATCTATAAGCTTCCGGAAACGGATGCCATTGCCCTGACCATTCCTGTAACGATCTAA